The genomic interval tcgataatatttcctcattttatattgcatgtgtgtgatagtctcgatatatttgaaaatctcaacATATTGTCTAGTCATAATTAACAGCTTGAAATTCCATGGGTCTGTATGACAACACAGGTTCACTATAATCAGGATATCTACTGATTTCAATTATTGAACCTTTAAGCTACacaacttttttgtgtgttattattattgttatttaaaacGTTAAAAATGTAATGTCAGCTCTGGTTGTTTTTCAATTTCAACTTGGGTCTAATAATTTAGAAGTGCAGCTCCTATGACAGAGCAGTGAACAAGGAAGTGCGCTCCACTGTATTAATTTAGAATTAGTTAGTCTTTATTTGTGCTTTAGAACAGATCCTATTGTAAGAATCAGAAAAACAGTGGTCTGCTTTCAGggataaaacatctttactaGAACTCTGCTTAGCCCCTGTAGTAGAAATAGagatgctaaaaaaaacaaaaaaaaaaacaaagaccctTTCCCAAAAAGGAACCATTTTTTTGGAAAAGGTCCCTGCAGTTGAAATGCAGCTTAATTGTGTCACAATCCTGATTATTAACTGTGAAAATCAATGGCATGTACTGACCCTGccatatatttaaacatatatatGCTTAGGAAATGGGGTGTCAAGAGAATATGACCAACAATAAACATGCATATAAAGCTGCACTTTCTCACAATCCTTAAgatttattacattatttacataaaGTTAAACACAGGTTAAAAGATACAGAGCCACTATCAATAAAGTCATTTAGAAAAGCTGGCACAGAAACTGCTGCCCAAGTGAATGTGTAAATGAACAGGCCCAGAGCCAATGGTTATTGTTCTGATTGGGCAGGAGGTTCCATTTGTATTTACACATGGCTTACTTcttcaacattttattaatgtcaTGTTATACTTAAATGTAACTGCACGACTAACTCTTTATCAATTTGAAAGTGCTTGGTTATAGTCAAAAGCAAGCATGCAAGCGTACCGTGTATGATTCAACCAGAACGGTGGTCTCCAGTGCCAGCTTCTGCTCCTGCTCGATGTTGTAGCCCACATAGCACAGCTTCTCCTTCATCATGCGCACCGTCTCAAAGTCTGCAGAGTGGTTAAAGGCATAACCCCTCAGCAACAGCAACTGCGaaaataaagaggatgatgtaggaaagagaaacaaaaggcagaaagacTGAGTGAAACTGAGCTACAATCTTAATCTTAAAAGCAACCCAAATATTTTTGAAGTCACTGTTTCGTGTGACTTTTATGAGACTGTTACCTTAATGAGGTAGCGAGTGATGTCCCTGCCTGCAATGTCCAGGCGTCTCGTCAGATGAGGCAGACTGAAGCCCTCATAGACTGGACAAATGTGTGTCACACCATCGCCCGAGTCCACTACCACACCGGTGAGAAGGCCTGAAACGCACATAGTACTGTTAATCTATAATTCCATCAAGCAAGATTAATCCAGGTAGATTTTCAACCTAATGACAGACAAGTTCGGTAAATACACTAACCCTGGACATAGACTAGCTGTAAAGCAACAATCAACTGTTAAAAACTGCTCAATCGATTGCCATCGATTGATCTGAACtcagaaacaaatatttaatcaaatccaTCAGTGGgttgcatttaaaataatggCTAACAACCATCTTCTTCAAGAACAATTAGTTTGGTAACAGCTGAAGCATATAGAAAGAAGGAACCAATGACCTCTCATGACTTAAAATCAGGTCAAAAGTAAAATGTGAGTGAGGGGTTGAGTGAAAGGAGGGGCACCAGTGAAATTTCTGTAATGTGAAAACTGTGGTATGTCTTGTTTGACCAAACATGCAGCCCAGGTGTGGCTTCTTACCTTGGGCATACAGCGTCAACACAGCCTGGATAGCAATGTAGACTCCTGCAAACTGATAGGTCTCAAACATCACCTGTGGCAGGGATCACAAAGTATGATTGTTagatgaggaggagaaagtCCGAGTGCAACATGTGTGAAATTATCTCTGCAACATAATGCCAAATTACAAAACAGAGGGATAACAGTGCTGCTGCTttcaaagaaaactaaatactagggctgggcaattaatcgaattttaatcgcaattacgatctgggttttgaacgatcataaaaatgaaatggtccgattattttttgtcctctgGAGCACACGTTACAGTGCATTAACACATTaccatacaaacacacacacagacatttttaaaatggatggatgggtggatgcaAACAATccaggatttaagaaactcatcaacactttggacaaacggcatcactgccatctcaacaccattttagtggactgtctctttcttccctgtacgATGAGTGTAGTGGGggtgtgtgaaagacgtggtgacagtccgatgtttcgcccccactacggacctgtggtaaagccgcaccagagccgtatagaaatgtcgcgctacattttattgacgcggatttcaacgtgaaaacgaaatgtctccagactatttttttccagatcacaccaggaggaacatagctgctggtctgagacaaacaatagctatggggacctggtggaaagaaactagtcgacattaccacagtaaacacttcaaatgtcaccCCCCCCaacctcttatctataatcgtgttaaataatcgagatatcaatttcaatcaaaataatcgtgattatcatttttcccataattgAGCAGCCCTACTAAATACATTCTTCCCTctcagaaaacaacagaaacaaaaacagtttaaaatgcaTAAAGCAAAGACATGTGTCACTGTACCTCAATGATCTTCTCACGGTTCTTGGTGGGATTCATTGGAGGTTCGGTCAGCAGGATCTTGCAGTTGCGGGAGTCAATGCTGagcttctctggaccaaaggtGTAGTCCCACAGGTGTTTCATGTCATCCCAGTTCCTGACAATGCCGTTCTCCATGGGGTAGTTCACCTCCAGCATGGAGCGCAGTTCACTGGCCTCATCTCCCACCATCAGGTCCTGGATAAAgggttaacacacacacacaaaaatatttatataagaCAGTTAGCTATCTTTTCTGTGAATTAAAGACTGGACCATTCAGTGCCAACTGAGCATAAACCCTGTCACTTCAAACTGCTGTCTTCTCCTGTTTATCTActaaaacaataacattttgaGTCATCTGTCAgatcacagctgcagtcatgtAGCCTTTCGTTTTAAAACTCTGTTACCCAGCATGCACCACAAAGCATAACTTTCCATGCACCTGGAAACACTTTCCCTCAGCTACAGTAAACCACTCCTTTTATCCCCATTCAACTATCCACATGCAAAGCAGCCTGGCAATGTAAACAGCTGCTGGGTTAGAGCTCAGTGTTAGCCACACAGTTAAGCATCTCACGTTCCACTTGGAAACATCAAAAGCCGGCTGAAGGCAGCCATTTTATAAGTTCATCCTGTGCACTTTGGCATTAACAAAGTACCAGTCAGGCATCGCCTCCATGTGgtgtcaataaaagaaaaaaagtaaaaaaaaaaaaaaaaacaagaaaaccagatgtgtttctgtctctgatTCTCAGATGTCTGCCATGCATCCTTGGGTATGGATACTTCCATTAcatgatataataaaaaaaaaaaaaaaaaaaaaggtgaaacacTTATTTCAATGAAGACCCCTGCAGCTAAGTGGGTTGTACTTAAAAATGTTCTGTGCTTCATAAATAGTAGAATGAAGAAAGATCTATAATGCATACAGATGCAGGAAATATGTCATGTGGAACCAAGTGCTCCAGCTGGAGctgacattttaatttcttttttgctgAACGCGGCAGCAGGATTggtgggtggtggtggggtCATTTAGCTGCCAGGATGCACGAGGAGATCAGAGACTGAAAATGGAACTGGTCCAAAATCTCTTAGCACTCCATCGATAACAGCTGGACTGTGATTCATCGCAGCTATTTCTGCTAACACTTTCTGCCTGTAGAAAGGAGGACATTAACACAATGTGTTGCACTTCTACCTTCCTCCCTGCCACTTATTTGGCCAACGACTCTCAAATTTAACACCAAAAGTCAGCAAACAACTTTGGATGTAGAAGAACAGATCATAGTAAGTagaaatggggagaaaaaaaaagatgaaggaaaacaaattaagaaaaaaactcaaaatacaaagacaatgtttcattttcagaagaTAACATTACATGGCACAATTCTCTGTAGCAGGCAAGAACAGGAGGCACACACCGACCTGAACTTACCATTTTCTGGGCATTCTAGTTCACAGAGGGAGAACAAAACATGGAGAAAGAAGAAGGCAggtataaaaaaatttaatgaataaaaaaataataagtgaAAAGAACAGGAGAAAGGTAGAAATAGGTGCATGCTATAAAACCATAGACTCCTGCAGGGTATCCAACTTATGTTTGTTCAAATTACGGTCAATTCAAAGCCATACTTGCAGAAATGAGCTGAAGATCATATAGAATCTTATATTAAACctaaatttaaacaattttgCTTGATTAAGAAACTAATGTTGGTATTTTACACATGCTTTTACGCCacagcaaatatttttaaatcttattcaTTTCCcaaacagactttaaaaaaaaaggctttgtgGTTTGATTAAACTACCATTTCTGGAGCATCAAAACAACCAGTTCATACCTTGATCTCAATGTTTCCCACTTTGGCTGTTGAGCGAATGATGGGCCTCCCAACAAGCGCAGGGAAGATGTGCTCTGGGAAGTTGGAGCCTGCATAGCCGCACTTGacaaactaaaacagaaagataagaaagaaaaaagaggaagtgattagaaaaaatgcatttaaactgTGATGAGATAGCTGGGcacattacagtaaaacatTACTGAGATTTCTTATAAAAGCAGACTTACTAAGAATTTTTACAACAGTAAACAGATAATGTTTGTTTCATGCATTTCTGTCTTAGTAACACCATATGAAGAGTTTGTACATATTTTTGTTGCTTACTGGCATAAAAATCCAATAGGATGAATGttttcaaagataaaaaaaaatctatggtTTAGTCCAACTAACCAAATAAATGTCACATTGATTTCACAACCCCAGTGCTCTTCAtgcttttataaaatatatcCAATGTTAATAAGAACTAAAATGTCAGTAAGACTCCAATCAAAGCATTTTTTACTTATTACCTTCACATAAAATGTTATCAACCTTCAATATCACTTGGTAGAGCAGGTAGAAGTCATTACTGCTCCCTGCACAGTACTTTCACAAGCTCATAACTGTATTACTGGGCTGTGGAGCAGCACTTCAGATCAGGAAGCATCAAAAACCAGAACAGATCAGATATCTGAGCATCAATGATAACTAAAACAGTGGACAATTCTAAAACATTGATTTATTATTGGCCTTTTGACAGACTAAATAAATCACAACtgcagctgaaaagaaaaaaaaactatcattaaccttaaaaataattttatcagCTAACTGGACTTTTTAGAATCAGCGCAAATGTAAAACACTAAATTCTATTGATATTTTTCATTATGACTTTTAAGGTGGAAACCTAACTTAGTCAACTAACCCAAAAAAATTGAGAGTTGCTTCTCTTGTTTTACAGGTGCATGTGCTTGTTGCTTTACTAAgcagtgtaaaaaaaagcattgcaaTGGGCTATGATGTGAAACAGAACGTGTCTATGAACTAAGTGGCTGTGGTTTACTCTTCTCACTTCCTCTTGACTTCTCAGTTAAACTCACCGATATAAGGCAGTCCTTTCTGCTTTTGAAAAAGTCACATCTCAAAAAAAGCCTTATTAGTCAGTGCTGAGCCAACATCCTCCCTGACTGCTGACGGGGTTAAGATGAGGAAGTCCTTGCACTCAAAAAGAGATTGCATTACCTTTGTGTGCAGTGAACAGTTCCTAAAAATAATCACACATTTTCCAATTGCATATTATGAAGTCGCTGATGCagaaagtttattattattattattaagacaTTATTGCTGCACAGAAACACCTTTTATCCCCAATTTAATGAGTAATTTATCTGGCAGCCAGGTTTTGGCAAAGAAAAGGTTAGTCATTTTTCACTAATGTGGTGGTCCCTTCATAATATTTCTGATTAAGCTCCCACGATTTCCTATAAACTGTCTACAACAGTAAATCTGCTTAATAAATATATGTGCAAACAAATGTATTAAATCGTGGATGCGGATGTTTACAAGGCCCATGTACTTAGTTTGTCACCGCCAAGTAACATTTTTAAAGGCGAAGTTTTTTGAGAGAAAATAAAGGAGGTGCCTCCTCAATTCACCTGACACGGCCTAAATAACGCTACACCTAGCTGCCGATTACTGTTTctatataaaaatctaaatacttTAATTGTTGagcaaaccaaataaaaataaaaaaacgatGAACCTATGAATTCCGAGTGGTTGCTGAACAAATCGCGGAAATCACTGACGCAGCTAGCAGGCTGTAGGAACAAGACATACAGCTGTTTAACCTAGCATGCTAGCTAGCAGCTTTAGCCTAGTTGCCGTTGGTTactaatttaaaatttcttATCTGCTTGAATTTGATAAGATGAACAGTTATAGGAGCTACACTTATAGCTATAAATTCAGCTTCTATCCTTACATGTGCACCCACTTTGCGTGCTATTTCCATGTCAAGTCTGGATGAATGAAAATTAGCTGGCTAACAAGCTACCTAGCTACACACCCAGTTACAGCTAGCTAACTGGGACGCTGACAGccccacttcctgtttcagcaAATCGTTCGACATAGCGGCACCGTTTAACGCAAGCCACAGTTTGATAACACGCAGAATCAAATTTGCAAACTTACTCCGGTTCCATTGTCACAGACCACCACTTTCCTTCCCTGGCTGTCCATTGTGTAAAGCCCCAGTTACCGCTGAACCTCCCTCAACTTTCTTCAGCAAGCCGGAAGGAAGACACACCAACCCGGCCgagaggaggaagggaagggtGCTCATCCGGTGTGTGACGGAGTCGCTCAGATGACAGCCACTCACAGCCTTCAAGATGTTCAAATAATCTTTAATCAAATGTAACTGTTTCGCACCATTAACTATTTTAGGTTCATAATGAATAAGGGAATGCCTAATCCGATTATCAAAACAGACTTGCATTCAAAACGCTGttgacagttttaaaacaaaacggATTTCCCATGCATCCTCACTTTGCATGTTCAGGAACTCTCAAATTACTCATAAACCCCATGATGTCTTCAATATGCCTTAGATGCAGtttaagatttatcaaaaacaACCTATGGTCATAAATCGATATGCTTTTTAATTataacaagtaaataaattcataaacaGCATTTAAAGTTAGTACATTCATGTGACAGTGatttaaagcataaataaagCCAAAAGATATAACTTTAAGAAGAATAACACAACAACACTGCAGATTCAGGCCTGCATCTCTACACTTGGCTGATTAAAGGGCTTTGACATTAAATCTTTAATGCAAATATTCTTAATCTTTTTTGACAGGTCAGtctagatgcagaaaattaCCAGCAAGTGAAGCAGTTTGACAAAAACAGGAAGAGATACTTCTTTTCTTATCCCGCTTTCCCCTTactttactgttttttgttgttgtttttatttatttatttttgtttgtttgttttttgtttttttgttttacaacacACAAATGTGCAATAAGTAGTAGATTAAGCCCACAGGTGTTACATGTCATTGTCATTTTGGGGAGCAGCGTGTTTTGGTGTGAGGACACTTGGGAACATGAGGAACTTGGCCTGCATGAAGGACAGGTTTGGAAGCCCAGCGATCACCCAGCCAGCCTCTGCACCCAGCTCTTCATCAGACAAAGATTTTCtgtttaacaacaaaaacacatgcagaaaatctcaatgtttacatttaaacactGTTAAATGTGCTCTGTATGACTACAGcaatttccttcttttttatttattcctttaaacAAAATCATACATTTGTGTTTGCGCACCTGAGAGTGATGCTTGTCTGTTCTGCAGTGGACATTAGATGATTTAAAGTGTCTTCAAGATGACTGCTTATATTACTGGATTCCAGTTTGCTAATGGTGAATTCATACAGCTCACGGTCAACTCCTTTACACGTGAGcatgtaaaacaaacatataagaGAAACAAAAGGGGCAAAGCTTCAAGAGGTATATTGTAAATCTATACTGATTTGCTTTACATCATTATCACAGTAAACTTGATCGAGTATACAAAATACAGGATTCTGTAGTTTCACATGCTGACCAGGAGGAGGACTGGTGGCTCGGCTGCTGTTGTTGGAGCTGCTCTCCTCCTCAGGACCAAAATAATCCAAGCTGCCTGCTAACAAGGGGAGGAAATGGATGGAGGTGAGAACTGGAAGGGAAAGGCTCAGATTCTGAGTGTCTAattgtaatgtttgttttcactaTTTACTGAGACAGTCAAGGCACAGAGAGTGACAGTAACACATGAAGAAAAGCTGTTGTTGCATTAGGGTGATTTAGGATTTTTGTCATTAGCAAGTGTAAAAAGAAGCACTTCTAAACCACAGGATGGAAGTTTCTATGGATGAAACAACAAAGATCCAGGAAAACATGAGGAAGTGGATGTGATAAACCACTGTTACTTATTAAGGCAGTTATAACCCAGTAAGTGAAAGGAGTAAGAGAAGGAACCATCATGAAAGGACTAGCTTTTGCAAAGCATACACTGGCAAACTGAAGAAGCTAATCAAAAGTTCCATCTGTAGCCAGAAAAGGCAGCATGGTAACAATCATCGTGGTAGCATAAAAACAGTTGATCATAAAAGCAGTAGAGGTCAGGGTCTGCCACACTAGACAGTCCAGATTCAGGATGTGCAAAGAGGGGGTGTCAGATTCAGGTAGATGCAATATACATGGGAAGCCATAGCCAAGGTGCTGGGacagtgtacaggaacatctgtacTGAGTATAGGTCAGAAGTCCCAAAGTTAATGGGAGATACCTCCAAAGATGGTGGAGGATGATAGAGATGAGGTCTTGTAGAATTTCCAGATCCAGGCTGATAAAACTGGTGATGGCTAACCAACTGGTGGCTGACAGAAGAAGGCTATATTGATTTAGCAATCTCAAGTAGCAGTAACATCAAGAAGGAACACAAGAAGATAGGAAAATACCAAGGGCTGAAGGAGGAAGTCTAAATGATGTGGGAAGTGAAGGCAACGGTGGTTCTTGTGGTGATCAGAACCCTCAGGCTTGCAAGCCTCTGGTAGAGGAACAGAGCTTGAAAGTGCAACCACCCACATGGGGGTGGGTGTGGGTTTACAtatacacaatttttttttttactgttgtaaATTTTGTAGAACACTCATACCTAAAATACAATTAATCTTGCATTTCAGGGATGACTGGTATGTCTAGTGTCACATACTTAATAGCCTGCCCATTTCTGAAATGAATCCACAACCTAACGTCTGAGTTCTGAACAGCCCCCTTGGATCCTAAACCCTTACTAATGTGAAATCAAGTAAATACAAAGATGTGtggcttttattttcttattgtgtTATAAAAATCTGGGGAACTTAAAAATGTAGGTATATGAGCATGGAAATGTATGAGAAACAACATGTTAAAATAgcagcagctaacgctaacatATGCTAGCTTCAACCAGAATAACAGAGAGCTATAAGGACCTGGTCAAGCTCATGCTCCCAATTCTAACTCagctatacaaaaaaaaaaaaaaaaaacctgacagtTTAATGCCAGATACAATGAAAGGAGAAATTAAAAGTGCATTCTCAGTGTTGTACACCTTTCGAAGGGTGGACACCCTGGAATATTTAAGGGTCTTTTGTCTCTGTTTAAAAAATACTCCAAAAACAAATAGGAAACTGCAAACTGTTCAGTTGTTGAATATTTTAACTTAACATTCAACAGAGCAAAGTAGAACATTTAAAGCAAGAGGAAAAAGATAAGTCAGACCAGGCAGAGAGGATCaactgatttatttcagtatttacAAGGATTTCCAAACAGTCCTTACTGTAGTGCATGAAGTCTCAATTTGAGCAGTAAACTtgaataaatgaggaaaaagaaaagaaagaaaaaaaagattccaTTTAAACTATAGGTCAAAAGATTATTTCAGTATTTGGGAAGAATGTTAAGCACTTCTTAGAAAAGTGATTGCTTGCAAAAAGGCACAACTTATTGTTATTAAAGACTGTATGTACAGATGTACAGCAGAAAGACCTATGACTGATGATGAAACTGAACAAATCACTTTGGAATCAAACACTCAGTCCTATTCAGCAGGTATTACAGGATAAAGTGcgctagaaaaaaataaaaataaaaaataaaacatgaaagcagCATCAAGTGCCAGCTGCTACGTTTGATTACTTGACTTACTATTTGCTCATTTTAATCATAAAAGGATGCAGGTTATTCATATTTCATATGCAACCTAAATATTTAACATCTGAGAAGATAAATACTTAAAAGtagatctttttttattattagttgtTGACTGTATCATTTATTTGTTCTggttttaaacgtgtttaagcCTTTTGTCTGTTCTTTGTTAATCTACAGATAACACGCTGCCCTCTGCTGTTCAAACTTTATTCCTACACTGCTCTGCttgcaattttttattttctttttagttacTCAACACTTGTATCTTTTGGGCTATAAGGGTGAATTTTATCAAgattaacatttaaaaccatCACAGATGATCAGAATGACTAAAAAGGGGGGAGGAAGTCTGTTCAGTTCATGTTGCCCCCACTCTCCATCATAGAATTACAGCTGATGTTTAGGAAAAACACTGAGGAGCTATTCAGTTCTGTCCTTCGGCaaactgtatgtgtgtacatgtatataCTATGTTAGCTACACTAGCATCGGATTTTGTATGTTACAAACCAAGTCACTCCTTTCTAGAGGTTTGCTGGTAGCTGGTGTCTTTTCAgtctttcagcattttttatgtaaaattttatcatttttcttcGTTTTGAAACATGCTCAAGGAACACGACTTGTGCAGCAAAGTTTGTCTTCAACCACCAGATCATGGTGCTTATACACCAGAGTCAAGCCAATTAATATCAGTGTCGCAGAggttatgtatattttattaaaataatctgttaCCTGCAACAACATAGTTGCAAAAGAGAGACTAACAGTCTCATGCTCATTTGCGCTAAATGATTTTCTGGTCTTTAGTTTTGGATGTATTCGTTATGAATTTATgcaaaatatattattttataactgCCAGTTAGATTTATCCTAAAACTGCACTCAACCACTTCTCATTAAATCAAATTAGCATAACTTTCCTGAGCAAATAACTGgggtgtttacattttacagtgtttcCTTTTGTGTTTACCAAAGATATCCTGACAAGAAAACTCTGTATGAACACATAAATCATTTAGATAAAAAGTACAAACTTTTTCATATttgaaaaagttgaaaaaaaaaaatgagtgatGCTGTCAGCTTTATAAGAGGAATTTGGTGTGTTATAGTCATGCGCTGGGCAGCACTTAAGACAGTATTAACACTTTAAGAACATTAAAGCTGCAAAACAGCAGGTATAAACACTTCCAAGATGTATAGTTTGAATTTTCCTCGTAATAAAGTAGATAAATACTGAGATAAATTCCCACTAAAAGGGGATAGTGGGTAAAAATGAGGAGACACAAAGGAGAGGGACAGCTCAGTGTTTCCCctgtaatagttttttttttttttttttttaaacatttgctaTATTTTGCATCTCAGTTTCAGTTCTGTTGAAAACTAGTTCTGTGATAAGCCACTGCGGCTGAGTGTGTAGAGAGGAAACACAGAATGAATTCATATAAGCAAAACATGCTTTAGAGGAAGTGAGCAGCTTTTTTAGCTTTTAAGTAGCAGCCATTTAGGGGATGGCTGGGAGTCTACTTCCAACCACAGAAGTGAGGGGTTTGGCGAGGGGACATACCGTCCTGAGAGCTGCTAAGGCCTCGGCTGGTCCAGTCCAGCTGGGTGGAAGGAAGCTCCTCctacaaagagaaagagagaatttgGAAAgttaaaagtcacattttcGGTTTAACACATCCACATGCAGAGCAGTTTTTAAATTGACAACTAAAACAAC from Melanotaenia boesemani isolate fMelBoe1 chromosome 16, fMelBoe1.pri, whole genome shotgun sequence carries:
- the LOC121655715 gene encoding actin-related protein 2-B encodes the protein MDSQGRKVVVCDNGTGFVKCGYAGSNFPEHIFPALVGRPIIRSTAKVGNIEIKDLMVGDEASELRSMLEVNYPMENGIVRNWDDMKHLWDYTFGPEKLSIDSRNCKILLTEPPMNPTKNREKIIEVMFETYQFAGVYIAIQAVLTLYAQGLLTGVVVDSGDGVTHICPVYEGFSLPHLTRRLDIAGRDITRYLIKLLLLRGYAFNHSADFETVRMMKEKLCYVGYNIEQEQKLALETTVLVESYTLPDGRVIKVGGERFEAPEALFQPHLINVEGVGVAELLFNTIQAADIDTRPEFYKHIVLSGGSTMYPGLPSRLERELKQLYLERVLKGDVDKLSKFKIRIEDPPRRKHMVFLGGAVLADIMKDKDNFWLTREEYQEKGVRVLEKLGVTVR